The Nocardia sp. XZ_19_385 genome window below encodes:
- a CDS encoding TetR/AcrR family transcriptional regulator C-terminal domain-containing protein produces MVGSVRNNSLTRAAILAAALEIIDRDTVDRLSMRRLGEALGRDPMVLYRHAANKAAVLDGVAEVVLEQLTVHATDPDWRHQLRLVARDFRQMAVAHPNVVPLLVTHPLATPLGLRPLGTLRPLEHILTLLTRADFSGADALHIYRALFGFLYGHVLNELQEIVERPEESTDLLRLGLHRLPIGEFPLLRGLAADLAAYDGAGELERGLDTLLTGLASTVPTAPLGVDSNATTAEQDWESEGGARSD; encoded by the coding sequence ATGGTTGGATCCGTCCGGAACAATTCACTCACCCGCGCCGCGATACTGGCGGCCGCGCTCGAGATCATCGACCGCGACACCGTCGATCGGCTGTCGATGCGGCGGCTCGGCGAGGCGCTCGGGCGCGACCCGATGGTGCTGTACCGGCACGCCGCGAACAAGGCGGCGGTGCTGGACGGCGTTGCGGAAGTCGTGCTCGAACAGCTGACCGTGCACGCCACCGATCCCGACTGGCGCCACCAGTTACGGCTCGTTGCACGCGACTTCCGGCAAATGGCCGTTGCGCACCCGAATGTGGTGCCGCTGCTGGTGACTCACCCACTGGCCACCCCGCTCGGGCTTCGGCCACTGGGCACCCTGCGGCCGCTGGAGCACATCCTGACGTTGCTCACCCGAGCGGATTTCAGCGGCGCCGACGCGCTGCACATCTATCGGGCGCTGTTCGGATTCCTCTACGGGCACGTCCTCAATGAGTTGCAAGAGATCGTCGAACGCCCTGAGGAATCCACCGACCTGCTGCGATTAGGCCTGCACCGCTTGCCGATCGGCGAATTTCCGCTGCTGCGCGGGCTGGCGGCGGATCTGGCGGCCTATGACGGTGCCGGTGAGCTCGAACGCGGGCTCGACACCCTGCTCACCGGCCTGGCCTCGACCGTTCCGACGGCACCGCTCGGCGTCGACTCGAATGCCACTACCGCAGAGCAGGATTGGGAATCCGAGGGCGGCGCCCGAAGCGACTGA
- a CDS encoding carboxylesterase/lipase family protein: MRVRTATPRVGVTRWLIAMVCLVAAVAAPRAAAQPAGAAPVVTVTGGSIRGLHSDGIVEYLGVPFAAPAMGENRFAPPLPPAPWTGVRSAVTHGPQCPQSSPVPGLALQESSEDCLSIDIYVPPNSADVALPVMVWFYGGAFVLGSNAQYDSPSRLVRDGKVIVAVPNYRVGPFGFLALPELADSAGGITGTYGLLDQQAALRWIQDNARAFGGDPGNVTIFGESAGGMSVCSQIASPLTRGLFSRAIIESGSCARSPLAPPSKERAYQQSADYAAGLGCGEVPTRLQCLRALPIDRLLSSPTTQLNSMAVTWSPVQDGVVVTSSPEQALASGAARDMPLIIGSNADEGATFIALLDYARATIPTAADYLGWARELFGDNSTQVLARYPVTGFATPAAAKERVITDGFFACPAQFTAEAARRGGAQVWQYRFNDAPLGRNPLLPGAFHGAEVPYVFSGLMGVPIPLPPAADRLSRGIQQSWAQFAHTGDPVTTDFTPWPAAPGITLELGGDRITTADSFARDHHCDLWSGISHIG, translated from the coding sequence ATGCGGGTCCGCACCGCCACACCCCGGGTCGGGGTCACCAGATGGTTGATTGCCATGGTCTGTCTCGTCGCGGCGGTCGCGGCCCCGCGAGCGGCGGCCCAGCCCGCCGGTGCCGCCCCGGTGGTGACCGTCACGGGCGGTTCGATCCGCGGTCTGCACTCGGATGGGATCGTCGAATACCTCGGCGTGCCGTTCGCGGCACCGGCGATGGGGGAGAACAGGTTTGCACCCCCGCTGCCCCCGGCTCCGTGGACGGGCGTGCGGTCCGCGGTTACCCACGGTCCGCAGTGCCCGCAGTCGTCTCCGGTGCCGGGCCTGGCATTGCAGGAGTCGAGCGAGGATTGCCTGAGCATCGATATCTACGTTCCCCCGAACTCCGCCGATGTCGCATTGCCGGTCATGGTTTGGTTTTACGGGGGCGCCTTCGTGCTCGGATCCAACGCACAATACGACTCCCCGAGCAGGCTCGTTCGTGACGGCAAAGTCATTGTGGCCGTTCCCAATTACCGGGTCGGGCCCTTCGGATTCCTGGCGCTGCCCGAGCTGGCCGACAGTGCCGGCGGAATCACGGGCACCTATGGCTTGCTCGATCAGCAAGCCGCGCTGCGCTGGATCCAGGACAACGCCCGCGCGTTCGGCGGAGATCCCGGCAATGTCACGATCTTCGGTGAGTCCGCCGGTGGCATGAGCGTGTGCAGCCAGATCGCCTCCCCGCTGACGCGGGGACTGTTCAGCCGGGCGATCATCGAGAGTGGCTCCTGTGCCCGCAGCCCGCTCGCCCCACCCAGCAAGGAGCGCGCCTACCAGCAGTCGGCCGACTACGCCGCCGGCCTCGGCTGTGGCGAGGTGCCTACGCGGCTACAGTGCTTGCGCGCACTGCCGATCGACCGGTTGCTCAGTTCGCCTACGACACAATTGAATTCGATGGCGGTGACCTGGAGTCCGGTCCAGGACGGCGTCGTGGTGACCTCCAGCCCCGAACAGGCGCTGGCTTCCGGAGCGGCACGCGATATGCCGCTCATCATCGGTAGCAACGCCGACGAAGGCGCAACGTTCATCGCTCTGCTCGATTACGCGCGCGCAACCATACCCACCGCGGCCGACTACCTCGGCTGGGCACGAGAACTATTCGGTGACAACAGCACTCAGGTGCTGGCCCGCTACCCTGTGACCGGCTTTGCCACTCCGGCCGCGGCCAAGGAGCGGGTGATCACGGACGGATTCTTCGCCTGCCCCGCACAGTTCACCGCCGAGGCCGCACGCCGCGGCGGCGCACAGGTCTGGCAATACCGATTCAACGACGCGCCCCTGGGTCGGAATCCCCTGCTACCAGGAGCCTTTCACGGCGCGGAAGTCCCCTACGTCTTCTCCGGGCTGATGGGCGTGCCCATCCCGCTGCCCCCGGCCGCGGATCGGCTCTCCCGGGGCATCCAGCAGAGCTGGGCGCAATTCGCGCATACCGGCGACCCTGTGACAACGGACTTCACGCCCTGGCCGGCCGCTCCCGGGATCACCCTCGAGCTCGGAGGCGACCGCATCACTACCGCCGACTCGTTCGCCCGGGACCACCATTGCGACCTGTGGTCGGGCATCAGCCACATTGGCTAG
- a CDS encoding aromatic acid/H+ symport family MFS transporter, giving the protein MTIVFDGYDLVVYGSTVPTLMAYEPWGLDSAEAGFIGSFALVGMLIGSMTVGLITDRFGRRRIMLWSIAWFSTCMLLTTLAPNEYVFGALRFLTGIGLGGVVPTCVALTIEFAPKSRRNLANAVMFSGYSVGGVGAAVSAMALLPEVDFRVLYAVGALPLITLLPIAYRYLPESVSYLARTGQEDLAADTARRYGLVYSDIVTTDQPADAAGQPQSSIRQLLSPRWRRSTVLFAAANFCGLLLVYGLNTWLPQIMRTAGFALGSSLAFLLVLNLGAIVGAISASHIADRVGVQKVVIASFSIAFVAIFLISLNLPAGVLFLLVAVAGFGSVGTQILVGGFCATHYPQHLTATALASSLGVGRIGAICGPILGGMIASWMLGYQVNFYVFATVAVLGALVAASVPRQTGAAASTSDIVKPAVRVDAELVRDEQ; this is encoded by the coding sequence GTGACCATCGTTTTCGATGGCTACGACCTCGTCGTCTACGGATCGACCGTCCCGACGCTGATGGCTTACGAACCGTGGGGCCTGGACTCGGCCGAGGCGGGTTTCATCGGCAGTTTCGCCCTGGTCGGCATGCTGATCGGATCTATGACGGTCGGGTTGATCACCGACCGGTTCGGCCGCCGCCGGATCATGCTCTGGTCGATCGCCTGGTTTTCGACCTGCATGTTGCTCACCACGCTGGCGCCCAACGAGTACGTCTTCGGCGCATTGCGCTTCCTGACCGGAATCGGCCTCGGCGGTGTCGTCCCGACCTGCGTCGCCCTCACCATCGAGTTCGCTCCCAAGAGCCGGCGCAACCTCGCCAATGCCGTGATGTTCAGTGGCTACTCGGTCGGCGGCGTCGGCGCCGCGGTATCGGCGATGGCACTGCTACCCGAGGTCGATTTCCGAGTCCTCTACGCCGTGGGCGCCCTGCCGCTGATCACGCTATTGCCCATCGCGTATCGGTACCTGCCCGAGTCGGTTTCGTATCTGGCGAGGACGGGGCAGGAAGACCTCGCCGCTGATACCGCGCGCCGCTACGGACTGGTCTATAGCGATATCGTGACGACCGACCAGCCTGCTGACGCGGCCGGTCAGCCGCAGTCGAGTATCCGTCAGCTGCTGTCGCCCCGGTGGCGACGTTCGACGGTGCTGTTCGCTGCGGCGAATTTCTGTGGCCTGCTGCTGGTTTACGGCCTCAACACCTGGCTGCCGCAGATCATGCGCACCGCCGGATTCGCTCTCGGCAGCTCCTTGGCCTTCCTGCTCGTCCTCAATCTCGGCGCGATCGTGGGCGCCATCAGCGCCTCGCACATCGCCGACCGGGTCGGGGTGCAGAAGGTGGTCATCGCCTCGTTCTCGATCGCATTCGTCGCGATCTTCCTGATCAGCCTCAACCTGCCCGCGGGAGTGCTCTTCCTCCTGGTGGCGGTCGCGGGCTTCGGTAGCGTCGGAACCCAGATCCTGGTCGGTGGGTTCTGCGCTACCCACTATCCGCAGCATCTCACCGCGACCGCGCTGGCCAGCTCGCTCGGCGTCGGGCGCATCGGCGCGATATGCGGGCCGATCCTGGGCGGCATGATCGCCAGCTGGATGCTCGGTTACCAGGTCAATTTCTATGTGTTCGCGACGGTCGCCGTCCTGGGCGCGCTTGTCGCCGCCTCGGTGCCACGCCAAACCGGTGCCGCCGCAAGCACTTCCGACATCGTGAAGCCCGCGGTGCGCGTCGATGCCGAACTCGTCCGCGACGAGCAGTAG
- a CDS encoding sigma factor, which translates to MSNQSTPTLSRPAPGKHHGSDTLDGIEPLFAELAHLRRDDPRRIALREDLITRCLPLAEHIAGKFAARPLPFDDLLTAARTGMVAAVDRYDPDFDAPFLRYAIPAITDAVHRLFHEVIWIPRIPLRLNGIQQSIEPAIPVLQQRLGRMPTATQIARELGADPADVTLALVARNAYRTH; encoded by the coding sequence ATGAGCAATCAATCGACACCAACTCTTTCCCGTCCGGCGCCCGGCAAGCACCACGGCAGCGACACTCTCGACGGCATCGAGCCGTTGTTCGCCGAGCTGGCCCACTTGCGCCGCGACGACCCCCGCCGAATTGCCCTGCGGGAGGACCTGATCACGCGCTGCCTGCCGCTGGCCGAACACATCGCCGGTAAGTTCGCCGCCCGCCCCTTACCATTCGACGACCTGCTGACGGCCGCCAGAACCGGCATGGTGGCGGCCGTAGACCGGTACGACCCCGACTTCGATGCTCCGTTTCTGCGCTACGCGATACCCGCAATCACCGATGCGGTCCATCGGCTGTTCCACGAGGTGATTTGGATTCCACGGATTCCACTGCGGCTCAACGGCATTCAACAGTCAATCGAACCCGCGATACCCGTGCTGCAGCAACGGCTGGGCCGAATGCCCACCGCCACCCAGATCGCCCGCGAACTCGGCGCCGATCCAGCCGACGTCACTCTGGCGCTGGTCGCTCGCAACGCCTATCGAACCCATTAA
- a CDS encoding RidA family protein, protein MSISRVNPDSLARPSGFAHAVRDRDTVYLAGQTALDKSGQIVPGGIVEQFRQAFANMLTALTEAGGRPEHLVNVTIYLLDIPDYQANGRAIGQIWRELAGSEYPAMAGIGVSALWQPEALIEIQGIASIPAA, encoded by the coding sequence ATGAGCATCAGCCGCGTAAACCCCGATTCCCTCGCACGCCCGTCGGGCTTCGCCCATGCCGTGCGGGATCGGGACACGGTCTATCTGGCGGGCCAGACGGCGCTGGACAAGTCGGGCCAGATCGTGCCGGGCGGCATCGTCGAGCAGTTCCGGCAGGCGTTCGCCAACATGTTGACGGCGCTGACGGAGGCCGGTGGCCGCCCGGAACATCTGGTGAACGTGACGATCTACTTGCTCGACATTCCCGACTATCAGGCGAATGGCCGTGCGATCGGCCAGATCTGGCGCGAGCTGGCCGGCTCGGAGTACCCGGCAATGGCGGGGATCGGGGTCTCGGCACTGTGGCAGCCGGAGGCCCTGATCGAGATCCAAGGGATCGCTTCGATTCCCGCGGCGTAA
- a CDS encoding PaaX family transcriptional regulator C-terminal domain-containing protein: protein MTVDLSEADTTVSRGTEPQPRQLIVTLFGLYARGERNWLSVASVVRMMDHIGVDGPSVRSSISRLKRRNVLLSARHDGVAGYSLSQSVLDVVNEGDSRIFGRRRATLDDNFLVLVFSVPESERDKRHALRVALTKLGFGTVAPGVWIAPAHTEREAREALERRGLSGYVEMFDGRHIAFGDLRSKIRQWWDLDELSALYSDFITTHRPVLRRAREGQLSDQAAFTEYVPMLTTWRRLPYLDPGLPIALLPHGWNGVLAEDLFADLNEALGGPAREHALKLIHQ, encoded by the coding sequence ATGACGGTCGATCTGAGCGAAGCTGACACCACGGTGAGCCGCGGCACCGAACCGCAGCCCCGTCAGCTGATCGTGACGCTGTTCGGCTTGTACGCCCGCGGTGAGCGCAACTGGCTCTCGGTCGCTTCGGTGGTGCGGATGATGGACCACATCGGAGTCGACGGACCGTCGGTGCGTTCGTCGATCTCGCGGCTCAAACGGCGCAACGTCCTGCTGAGCGCGCGGCACGACGGCGTCGCCGGATATTCGCTGTCGCAATCGGTCCTCGACGTCGTCAACGAAGGTGACTCGCGCATCTTCGGCCGCCGCCGAGCCACCCTGGACGACAACTTCCTGGTTCTGGTGTTCTCGGTTCCGGAGTCCGAACGCGACAAGCGGCATGCGCTGCGCGTCGCCCTGACCAAGCTCGGATTCGGCACCGTGGCCCCGGGCGTGTGGATCGCGCCCGCCCATACCGAACGGGAAGCGCGCGAAGCGCTCGAGCGGCGCGGCCTGTCCGGCTATGTCGAAATGTTCGACGGCAGGCATATCGCCTTCGGCGATCTTCGGTCGAAGATCCGGCAGTGGTGGGACCTCGACGAATTGAGTGCGCTGTACTCCGACTTCATCACCACGCACCGGCCGGTGTTGCGCCGCGCCCGCGAGGGACAGCTCTCCGATCAGGCGGCGTTCACCGAATATGTTCCGATGCTCACCACCTGGCGGCGCCTGCCGTACCTGGATCCGGGGCTGCCGATCGCGCTGCTTCCGCACGGCTGGAACGGGGTCCTCGCCGAGGACCTCTTCGCCGATCTGAACGAGGCTCTGGGTGGACCGGCCCGTGAACACGCGCTGAAACTGATTCACCAGTAG
- a CDS encoding TetR/AcrR family transcriptional regulator C-terminal domain-containing protein, whose product MAETPRPRVNAKSGAVTRDSVLTAALEIVDRGGVEGLSMRRLAEAVGRDPMVVYRHVPNKAAVLDGVAEMVFAQLTVDPTDADWVTQLRTVARDFRRLALRHPKVVPLLVTRPLSTPLGQRPQAVLRPLEDVLALLTRAGFRGPDALHIYRALFGFLYGHVLNELQELVERPEETDDVLRLGLHRLPLADFPLLRGLASDLAAYDGAAELERGLDILLAGLAAILPHPSR is encoded by the coding sequence ATGGCTGAAACTCCGAGACCCCGTGTGAATGCCAAGTCCGGTGCGGTTACCCGAGATAGCGTCCTGACCGCCGCGCTGGAGATCGTCGATCGAGGCGGCGTCGAGGGCCTGTCGATGCGGCGGCTGGCCGAGGCGGTGGGGCGGGATCCGATGGTGGTCTATCGGCACGTGCCGAACAAGGCCGCGGTGCTCGACGGGGTCGCCGAAATGGTGTTCGCACAACTGACCGTGGACCCTACCGATGCGGATTGGGTCACCCAATTACGTACGGTCGCACGCGATTTCCGCCGATTGGCGCTGCGTCATCCCAAAGTGGTGCCGCTGCTGGTGACCCGCCCGTTGTCGACACCGCTGGGGCAGCGTCCGCAGGCGGTGCTGCGCCCACTGGAGGACGTGCTCGCATTGCTCACCCGGGCCGGGTTCCGCGGGCCGGACGCCCTGCACATCTACCGGGCGCTGTTCGGATTCCTCTACGGGCACGTATTGAACGAGCTGCAGGAACTCGTGGAGCGGCCGGAAGAAACCGACGACGTGCTGCGGCTCGGTTTGCACCGCCTACCGCTGGCCGATTTCCCGCTACTGCGCGGTCTCGCCTCGGACCTGGCGGCCTATGACGGCGCGGCCGAACTCGAACGGGGCCTGGACATTCTGCTGGCCGGCTTGGCCGCGATCCTGCCGCACCCCAGCCGGTAG
- a CDS encoding excinuclease ABC subunit UvrA — translation MTAFEQHRSIRIRGARTNNLRRIDLDVPRNSLVVFAGVSGSGKSSLVFDTIAAEAGYQVNENYPPFVRNRLPRWTRPEVDHIEGLSPVVVIDQRRLGSNARSTVGTITDVYSYLRLLFSRVSTPHVGESNHFSFNDPAGMCPACSGLGQTMTTAVERVLDLDKSLEQGAVLLPGFGNGQYWYRQYADIGSFDATTPLRDWTAGERKALLYGGDAAAKLGTRPPQDYEGVIERFERIYLHTADNLSERKQAVLRQFTHSQPCPDCHGERLNAAARTARVLDRTIVEMSAMEIAELADLIADVAEPSVAPVVAALRERLAALTAIGLGYLSLARPTGSLSGGESQRIKTVRHLGSSLIEMLYVFDEPTMGLHPHDVQSLTDLLKQLRDKGNTVLVVEHDPDVMRIADQIVEIGPGAGTTGGEVVFQGPFSELLTADTPTGRGLRERRPSREHRTPTGKLRIDNATRNNLRGLTVDIPTGVLTVLTGVAGSGKSSLVAELTGQYPATVVDQRAVTTNRRSTPLTYTGIAPAIRRLFATRNGVSPTLFSANSAGACPTCDGLGVIYTDLAFMDGHETVCETCGGRRFTPEVLGYTVDGLTIADIDDLTIAEAATRLQDPAITRPLRHIAEVGLGYLRLGQSLTTLSGGECQRLKIAKELTRRGDSTLYILDEPTTGLHLSDIDTLLEVLGTLVDKGNTMVVIEHNLDVMRRADHIIDLGPGPGRHGGQLIFEGTPDALAAHPDSKTGRALRH, via the coding sequence ATGACCGCATTCGAGCAGCATCGCAGCATCCGTATCCGCGGCGCACGCACGAACAACTTGCGCCGGATCGACCTCGACGTCCCGCGCAACAGCCTCGTCGTCTTCGCCGGGGTGTCCGGATCGGGCAAGTCGTCGCTGGTTTTCGACACCATCGCGGCCGAGGCCGGTTATCAGGTGAACGAGAATTACCCGCCGTTCGTCCGCAATCGGCTGCCGCGCTGGACCCGGCCCGAGGTGGACCACATCGAGGGCCTGTCACCGGTGGTGGTCATCGACCAGCGGCGGCTCGGCAGCAACGCCCGCTCCACCGTCGGCACCATCACCGATGTCTACAGCTATCTGCGACTGCTGTTCTCCCGGGTCAGCACCCCGCATGTGGGGGAATCCAACCATTTCTCGTTCAACGATCCGGCCGGAATGTGCCCCGCCTGTTCAGGATTGGGGCAGACCATGACCACCGCCGTCGAGCGGGTGCTGGATCTGGACAAATCGCTGGAACAGGGTGCGGTGCTGCTGCCGGGCTTCGGCAATGGCCAGTACTGGTATCGGCAGTACGCCGATATCGGGTCCTTCGACGCGACCACACCGCTGCGCGACTGGACCGCGGGCGAACGAAAGGCGCTGCTGTACGGCGGTGACGCCGCAGCGAAGCTCGGCACTCGCCCGCCGCAGGACTACGAGGGCGTCATCGAGCGGTTCGAACGGATCTACCTGCACACCGCGGACAATCTCTCCGAACGCAAACAGGCTGTGCTGCGGCAGTTCACCCATAGCCAGCCGTGCCCGGACTGCCACGGCGAGCGATTGAACGCGGCCGCGCGGACGGCACGGGTGCTGGACCGCACCATCGTCGAGATGAGCGCTATGGAGATCGCCGAACTCGCAGATCTCATCGCGGACGTGGCGGAACCGAGTGTGGCGCCGGTGGTGGCGGCCTTGCGGGAGCGGCTCGCGGCGCTGACCGCCATCGGACTGGGCTATCTGTCGCTGGCCCGGCCCACCGGCAGCCTGTCCGGCGGCGAATCACAGCGCATCAAGACGGTGCGGCACCTCGGCAGCAGCCTCATCGAAATGCTGTACGTCTTCGACGAACCCACCATGGGTTTGCACCCGCACGACGTGCAGTCGCTCACCGATCTGCTGAAACAGTTGCGGGACAAGGGAAACACCGTGCTCGTCGTCGAACACGACCCCGATGTCATGCGCATCGCCGACCAGATCGTGGAGATCGGGCCCGGTGCGGGCACCACCGGCGGCGAGGTCGTGTTCCAGGGCCCGTTCAGCGAACTACTGACCGCAGATACCCCGACGGGACGCGGACTACGGGAGCGGCGGCCGTCGCGCGAACACCGCACTCCCACAGGAAAATTGCGGATCGACAACGCCACCCGCAACAATCTGCGCGGGCTCACCGTGGACATCCCCACCGGAGTGCTGACCGTGCTCACCGGCGTCGCCGGGTCCGGGAAGTCCAGCCTGGTCGCGGAACTGACGGGCCAGTATCCGGCCACCGTCGTCGACCAGCGTGCGGTCACCACCAACCGGCGCTCCACTCCCCTCACCTACACCGGCATCGCGCCCGCTATCCGCCGGCTGTTCGCCACCCGAAACGGCGTGAGCCCCACCCTGTTCAGCGCCAATTCGGCCGGTGCCTGCCCCACCTGCGATGGGCTCGGCGTCATCTATACCGACCTGGCTTTCATGGACGGCCACGAAACGGTGTGCGAGACCTGCGGCGGCCGGCGCTTCACCCCCGAGGTACTCGGATACACCGTGGACGGGCTGACCATCGCCGATATCGACGACCTCACCATCGCCGAAGCCGCCACGCGACTACAAGACCCAGCCATCACCCGACCGCTGCGCCATATCGCGGAAGTCGGCCTGGGCTACCTGCGCCTCGGCCAGTCGCTGACCACCCTGTCCGGCGGCGAATGCCAGCGCCTCAAAATCGCCAAGGAACTGACCCGCCGCGGCGACAGCACCCTCTACATCCTCGACGAACCAACCACCGGCCTGCACCTCTCCGATATCGACACCTTGCTCGAGGTGCTGGGCACCCTCGTCGACAAGGGCAACACCATGGTCGTCATCGAACACAACCTCGATGTCATGCGCCGAGCCGACCACATCATCGATCTCGGCCCCGGCCCCGGACGCCACGGCGGCCAGCTCATCTTCGAGGGCACCCCCGATGCACTAGCCGCCCACCCGGACTCGAAAACCGGTCGCGCCCTGCGGCATTGA
- a CDS encoding MarR family transcriptional regulator: MDSRASRSESTSAASVEAQLSGLLGPLRRAVLRRTRDAEGLPDLPEAQIELLRLLVAVGELPPGRAASELKVAQSTISNLVRTMTGAGLVERVPSPTDGRGAVLVASATARELLARYDRASAAMLREFLAKLSPADRQALEAAMPALRQLLAALTE, from the coding sequence GTGGACTCGCGCGCTTCTCGTTCCGAATCGACGTCTGCTGCCTCGGTCGAGGCTCAGCTCAGTGGTTTGCTCGGTCCACTTCGGCGTGCGGTGTTGCGGCGCACCAGGGACGCGGAGGGGTTGCCCGATCTGCCGGAAGCGCAGATCGAACTTCTGCGACTGCTGGTAGCGGTGGGCGAGCTGCCGCCTGGCCGGGCGGCCAGCGAACTCAAGGTGGCGCAGTCGACGATCAGCAACCTCGTTCGGACGATGACGGGCGCGGGGTTGGTCGAGCGCGTTCCCTCGCCGACGGACGGGCGCGGGGCGGTTCTGGTCGCCTCAGCCACGGCGCGGGAGTTGCTGGCGAGGTATGACCGTGCCAGCGCCGCGATGCTGCGCGAGTTTCTGGCAAAACTGTCGCCTGCGGACCGGCAAGCGCTCGAGGCTGCGATGCCCGCGCTGCGGCAACTACTGGCGGCGCTGACCGAGTAG
- a CDS encoding YafY family protein, which yields MADVTRRMLELLAQLQTGRRFSGAELAARLEVSPRTVRRDVERLREYGYPVSTQPGPSGFYRLAAGRTLPPLVLDDDEAVATLVSLALLGATAPREPLDGSGFAPAADRAFGKIDQFLPHRLRPAVTALRETVEAAPQSAPAVRPEALAGLGSAAARHEYVTFTYADRDGETSRRRVEPYRVIHLHLRWYLLAWDLGRDDWRTFRLDRVDEIAPAASYFTPRPLPARSGTEYLRAGLSAAHHRAVVTVAAPAATVADVLKFRDCEIESLGPDRSRLITRVDSFEWLILQVGLIGADFVIEEPAEFRDRAVELADRLHRAAAG from the coding sequence ATGGCCGATGTCACCCGCCGGATGCTCGAACTGCTGGCCCAGCTCCAGACCGGGCGGCGATTCAGCGGAGCCGAGCTGGCGGCCCGCCTCGAGGTCAGTCCGCGCACGGTGCGCCGGGATGTGGAGCGTCTGCGCGAGTACGGCTACCCGGTCTCGACACAGCCCGGACCCAGCGGCTTCTATCGGCTCGCCGCGGGCCGCACCCTGCCGCCGCTTGTTCTCGACGACGACGAGGCGGTCGCCACTCTGGTCAGCCTGGCCTTGCTTGGTGCCACGGCGCCGCGAGAACCTTTGGACGGCAGTGGATTCGCGCCCGCCGCCGACCGCGCCTTCGGCAAAATCGACCAGTTCCTGCCGCACCGCTTGCGCCCGGCGGTGACCGCCCTGCGTGAAACCGTGGAAGCCGCACCGCAGAGCGCCCCGGCAGTGCGGCCGGAAGCCCTTGCCGGTCTCGGCTCCGCGGCTGCGCGCCACGAATACGTCACCTTCACTTACGCCGACCGGGACGGCGAGACCAGCCGCCGCCGGGTCGAGCCCTACCGCGTGATCCATCTACATCTGCGCTGGTATCTGCTCGCCTGGGATCTGGGCCGGGACGACTGGCGCACCTTTCGCCTCGACCGCGTCGACGAGATCGCGCCCGCCGCAAGCTACTTCACGCCGCGTCCGCTACCGGCCCGGTCGGGTACGGAGTATCTGCGTGCGGGGTTGAGTGCCGCACACCACCGCGCGGTCGTCACCGTGGCCGCCCCCGCCGCCACGGTCGCGGACGTCCTCAAGTTCCGGGACTGCGAGATCGAGTCCCTGGGGCCGGACCGCAGCCGGCTCATCACCCGGGTGGACTCCTTCGAATGGCTGATTCTGCAAGTCGGCCTGATCGGCGCGGATTTCGTCATCGAGGAGCCTGCCGAATTCCGCGACCGCGCAGTCGAACTCGCCGACCGGCTGCACCGAGCCGCTGCGGGCTAG